A part of Candidatus Obscuribacterales bacterium genomic DNA contains:
- a CDS encoding aldo/keto reductase: MQTLTLGSTPITVPALGIGTWAWGDRFFWSYGNDYDDGQLRDAFKAAVQAGVNFFDTAEIYGFGESERLLGQFIQEIDQPVYVATKYFPLPWRFNAGFVADALTASLRRLQLPTVDLYQVHWPFDFLLGQPTLMDALADEVQQGRVKAVGVSNYSAEQLKQAQELLAKRDVPLAVNQVQYSLLARQIEQNGVMATARDLGITILAYSPLAQGLLTGKYATDTDTKPLGARRIDPRFSPKGLAKLDPVVAALRDIAQSNDRTPAQVALNWLVAQGNVVPIPGAKNAQQAQQNAGALGWQLNESDRQRLAEVTQDWA; encoded by the coding sequence ATGCAGACCCTAACACTTGGTTCCACCCCGATCACCGTGCCGGCTCTAGGCATTGGTACCTGGGCCTGGGGCGATCGCTTTTTTTGGTCCTACGGCAACGACTACGACGACGGTCAACTGCGAGACGCCTTCAAGGCAGCCGTACAGGCGGGCGTCAATTTTTTTGACACTGCTGAAATCTATGGCTTCGGTGAATCAGAACGGCTGCTGGGGCAATTTATCCAAGAGATCGACCAGCCCGTGTATGTAGCCACCAAATACTTTCCCCTACCTTGGCGCTTCAACGCAGGCTTTGTCGCCGATGCCCTCACCGCCAGCCTCAGGCGCTTGCAGTTGCCCACAGTGGATCTCTATCAAGTTCACTGGCCCTTCGACTTTCTCCTGGGACAACCCACGCTCATGGATGCCCTAGCGGATGAGGTGCAGCAGGGACGCGTTAAGGCCGTAGGCGTGAGCAACTATTCTGCCGAGCAACTGAAGCAGGCCCAGGAACTATTGGCCAAGCGGGACGTGCCCCTAGCTGTTAACCAGGTGCAGTATTCTCTCCTAGCTCGACAGATTGAGCAGAATGGCGTCATGGCTACAGCTCGGGATCTCGGGATCACTATCCTGGCCTACAGTCCCCTGGCTCAGGGACTACTCACCGGCAAGTACGCCACAGATACCGATACCAAACCGCTCGGGGCACGTCGCATCGATCCGCGCTTTAGCCCTAAGGGTTTAGCCAAACTCGATCCGGTCGTGGCCGCATTGAGAGACATTGCCCAGAGCAACGATCGCACCCCGGCCCAAGTCGCCCTCAATTGGCTGGTCGCCCAGGGAAATGTGGTGCCGATCCCCGGTGCCAAGAATGCTCAGCAGGCCCAGCAAAATGCCGGAGCCCTGGGCTGGCAGCTCAACGAAAGCGATCGCCAACGTCTAGCCGAGGTGACTCAGGATTGGGCATGA
- a CDS encoding isoprenylcysteine carboxylmethyltransferase family protein — MKLLTDWGFTAESWRGTRGEYWVVMQGLLMVGFVLVPVYGPALPLGLSLGLKAIALGLALFALVLLGKGLVDLGQSLTPLPYPREDGQLIQTGMYGIVRHCLYSGIVLMAIAFSLWQGSLSHLAATLVLFFFFDFKARKEEAWLTDKYPDYSAYQQRVKKLLPWIY, encoded by the coding sequence ATGAAACTCTTAACCGATTGGGGCTTTACGGCAGAAAGCTGGCGAGGCACGCGGGGTGAATATTGGGTGGTGATGCAGGGGCTGCTGATGGTGGGCTTTGTCCTCGTGCCTGTCTATGGGCCAGCCCTGCCCCTAGGTCTGAGTCTTGGCCTCAAAGCGATCGCCCTTGGTCTGGCCCTGTTCGCCTTGGTGCTCTTGGGCAAAGGACTCGTGGACTTGGGGCAAAGCCTTACCCCTCTGCCCTATCCCCGCGAGGATGGGCAACTGATTCAAACTGGCATGTATGGCATCGTGCGCCATTGCTTGTACAGCGGCATTGTCCTGATGGCGATCGCCTTTAGCCTATGGCAAGGCAGTCTATCTCATCTAGCAGCCACCCTCGTGCTCTTCTTCTTTTTCGACTTCAAGGCTCGTAAGGAAGAAGCCTGGTTGACTGACAAATATCCTGATTATTCAGCCTATCAACAGCGAGTGAAGAAACTATTACCTTGGATTTATTAA
- a CDS encoding PhzF family phenazine biosynthesis protein produces the protein MGQSVIQVDAFTDTPFQGNPAAVCMLSAPQADQWMQGIAKEMNLSETAFLIPKGSGFHLRWFTPTMEVPLCGHATLASAHVLWSEGYLDPSLPAEFYTQSGTLTARKLDNWIELNFPVNPSKPLIRIPAGLEDALGAAVHTVMKNTSGGYLVEVASEAAVRQIHPSASHLLQASISDVIVTSQADPDSGFDIVSRYFAPGLGIDEDPVTGSAHCCLAPYWCDRLQKDTLLAYQASARGGIVKVHYDGGDRVHLQGQAVTVLRGEWFV, from the coding sequence ATGGGACAGTCTGTCATTCAGGTTGATGCATTTACCGATACTCCCTTTCAAGGCAATCCAGCGGCGGTGTGCATGTTGTCTGCACCCCAGGCTGATCAGTGGATGCAGGGGATTGCCAAGGAAATGAACCTCTCAGAAACGGCGTTTCTGATCCCCAAGGGCTCGGGCTTCCATTTGCGCTGGTTCACGCCCACCATGGAAGTACCGCTCTGTGGTCATGCCACTCTAGCCAGTGCCCACGTCCTTTGGTCAGAAGGATACCTCGATCCGTCGCTACCGGCGGAGTTTTACACCCAAAGCGGCACCTTGACCGCCCGTAAGCTAGACAACTGGATTGAACTCAACTTCCCCGTCAATCCATCCAAACCCTTGATCCGCATTCCAGCCGGTCTAGAGGATGCTCTGGGGGCCGCCGTCCATACGGTCATGAAAAATACCTCGGGAGGCTATCTTGTTGAGGTGGCCTCAGAAGCGGCTGTGCGCCAGATCCACCCGAGTGCCAGCCATCTGCTGCAGGCCAGCATTTCCGACGTGATCGTCACCAGCCAAGCCGATCCCGACTCCGGCTTTGATATTGTCTCTCGCTACTTTGCGCCAGGACTGGGCATTGATGAAGATCCGGTCACCGGTTCAGCCCACTGCTGCCTAGCGCCCTACTGGTGCGATCGCCTCCAGAAAGACACGTTATTGGCCTATCAAGCCTCAGCGCGCGGGGGCATCGTCAAAGTCCACTACGACGGCGGCGATCGCGTCCATTTACAGGGACAGGCCGTCACCGTGCTGCGCGGCGAGTGGTTTGTTTAG
- a CDS encoding transglutaminase family protein yields the protein MRYNITHLTTYTYDRPVRLDAHVVRLRPRSDAAQSLTQFSLEITPRPVGLSDNIDLDGHSSLKAWFDDQPTHRLTLETNSVVETYRDNPFNFILEPWAASLPINYPSRLYSQLQPYWVGHFIPTPGILDPMATELGQSMWEMTQGNTINFLTELNQRIYHHSSYILRETGDPYPPSVTWQKKLGSCRDLTVLFMAVCRSVGLAARFVSGYHEGDPENPDAHLHAWAEVYLPGAGWRGYDPTYGLAVGDRYIALAAAPFPQEAAPVSGALQPGFQAQVDMSYDLAIQALEPAESTLTPTQVQSF from the coding sequence CGACCTACACCTACGATCGCCCCGTGCGGCTCGATGCCCATGTGGTGCGACTACGTCCCCGCTCGGATGCGGCCCAAAGCCTCACCCAGTTTTCCCTGGAGATTACGCCGCGCCCCGTCGGACTTTCTGACAATATTGACCTAGATGGACATTCGAGCCTCAAGGCTTGGTTTGACGATCAGCCTACGCATCGCCTGACCCTAGAGACAAACTCGGTGGTTGAAACCTATCGCGATAATCCCTTCAACTTTATCCTGGAACCTTGGGCGGCATCCTTGCCGATTAACTATCCCAGCCGCTTGTACAGCCAGCTCCAGCCCTATTGGGTCGGGCATTTCATCCCCACACCCGGCATTCTCGATCCCATGGCAACGGAGCTAGGTCAGTCCATGTGGGAGATGACCCAAGGCAATACCATCAACTTTTTGACCGAGCTGAATCAGCGTATCTACCACCACAGCAGCTATATCCTGCGGGAAACGGGGGATCCCTATCCTCCTAGCGTCACCTGGCAGAAAAAGCTGGGTTCTTGCCGAGATCTGACGGTGCTGTTTATGGCGGTTTGCCGGTCGGTAGGGTTGGCGGCGCGGTTTGTCAGTGGCTATCACGAAGGCGATCCCGAGAATCCCGATGCTCATCTGCATGCTTGGGCGGAGGTGTATTTACCGGGAGCTGGCTGGCGGGGCTATGACCCAACCTATGGGCTAGCTGTGGGCGATCGCTATATTGCTCTAGCAGCGGCTCCTTTTCCCCAGGAAGCTGCGCCAGTTTCCGGGGCTCTCCAGCCCGGTTTTCAGGCCCAGGTAGACATGAGCTATGACCTGGCAATCCAGGCCCTAGAGCCGGCTGAATCGACGCTTACCCCTACCCAGGTTCAGTCGTTCTAA